From the genome of Oryza glaberrima chromosome 1, OglaRS2, whole genome shotgun sequence:
aatctgtagttttgtgaaactagttctaaaatctatagttttgtgatagatcatGCAAaatatctgtagttttatgaaatttactcccgttttttttgacaatttggtCCTTTaagaaaacttattttgaaactaacACTCGtcaaaaacttcaaccaaaaataggccgTGGACTCAGCGTCAATCCCGTTGGCGCTAAGGTCCAACGTCTCAGTGCCAAATAGTACAGCGCTAAAATTTGCCACGCTAGCAGAGTTGATTGTGGACGTGGCAATAGTGTGCTATTCTTTATCATGATTTATTGATAGTGCAGTGGTTGAACTGCTTGTTTGGTTTTCACCAGGTCCCAAGTTCGATCCCCAATGTctgcactctttttttttatttctctgttGCCCATATAAATGCGAAAAAAAAGTGCAAAGCTCAAGATTCAAACCCAGGTCACCAACTAGCCAAGGAATGGGCTTCACCACTGCGCTACACATCACTACTTGATATTAAAATATACTTCACATACTCAAGAGCTATACGGAGGTCAGCGCCAAATGCATTGGCGCTGACACTACGCCACGTCGGCAATCGGATCGACTGTTGATCCACGTGGGCAAGGGTTCAGCGCCAAAGTCACTGGCGCTGACCCGTTGGACCTCAACGCCAACGGAACTGGCGCTGAGCCCACGgactatttttggttgaagtttttggcGAGGgttagtttcaaaataagttttttaaaaggaccaaattgtcaaaaaaaacgGGAGTATACTGATCATGTTTGAATTCGGAAAAGAAACTTTTGTCAAAAGAAACGAAATAATACAAAATTTTCTAACTAGCAACACGATTGCAAGAATCGATATGATAAAAAAACAGTCgtgtatttttaaatttaacgTAGCTTCCATCTGAAGAAGAATTAATTAAGAGCTAGCCCATAGATTGATTAATTTGTATGCAGTGCATATGTACGTACATTCATGTCGTGCTGAATTGAAGGTACGTTAATCATTCTCGATCCCCTCAACTCCGTGCGAACTACTAATCAACATGCATGGAAGTtgatatatgaaaaataaatccTAAAGAGAGAAATTTGACCTTGCCAAGCTAGCTTGTCAAGTCAAATGATCATTCGTTTGCCGAGGAGGCAACGTAACGACTAACGACCAGCTAGGTAGCATCTGCAACGTTTGTACGTACTACGTGGTACATCGGATCGTACGTACTGGCCGGCCGGTTTGGGTGATCGATGAATTGAACTCGCTCGATCACACGCAACTGATAAAATAGAACAATCGATGGAAGCTCCTAGCTAGCTCACATTATTGAGACCAAACGCAACGAAAGTAGCAATTTTTGCCAACCTTCACACAGCTGCGCGAAATGGATGATTTTGTAGGTAGTCGATTGCGTTGACATTTTGACATCATTTTGTATGCGAAAACGGATTTTGTAGGCGCCATTGACACTGGCGCGCGATCGAACAAACGCCTATAAATTGATGAAGACACTCGCATGCAAGCTTATTCACCCCAACTCCAAGACACAAAATTAAGCCGATCGAGATGGCGAGAAAAATGAGCAGCACGTTGCAGGTTTTGGTCGTTTCCTGCTGCAGCTTGCTGCTTCTGTGTGCTCCGGCGGCCTCCGCCGGCGATTACCCGCCGACGGCGAAGGGCTTGTCGTACGGTTTCTACCAGAGGAGCTGTCCCAAGGCGGAGACCATCGTGAGGAGCTTCCTCAAGAAGGCCATCCGCAACGACGTCGGCCTCGCCCCCGGCCTCATCCGTCTCCACTTCCATGACTGCTTCGTCCAGGCAATTAActaattgattaaaattaattgATTATACACCTAATCATGCATAATGCATGTGCAAAATGATGAAATTACGCCTCAAACATGCTCTGAATTTTATTGAACAGATCGATCGATACTATATTTAAACACGCATCTGTGAGGGGTAATTATTCGCGAACCGCCACTAATAATTGTGCTGCGCTGTGCGTGCAGGGTTGCGACGCGTCGGTGCTGTTGACGCGcacggcgacggaggcgagcGAGCTGGACGCTCCACCCAACGAGACCATCCGCCCGTCGGCGTTGATGGCCGTCGCCCAACTCCGCGCCCTGCTCGACGACGCGTGCGGCGGGGccgtcgtctcctgcgccgacatcctaACCCTCGCCGCGCGCGACTCCGTCCGCCTGGTCGGCGGGCCGGAGTACAGGGTCCCCCTGggccggcgcgacggcgcgacCATCGCGGCGAGggagcgcgtcgtcgccgcgttcccgccgccgagctccaaCGTGAcggcgctcctcgccgccgtggccaagatcggcctcgacgccgccgacctcgtGGCGCTCTCCGGCGCGCACACGCTCGGCGTTTCCCGCTGCATCTCCTTCGACGACCGCCTCTTCCCGCAGGTGGACGCCACCATGGACGCGCGGTTCGCCGCCCACCTCAGGCTCTCCTGCCCGGCCAAGAACACCACCAACACCACTGACATCGACGTACGGACGCCCAACGCCTTCGACAACAAGTACTACGTCGACCTGCTCAGCCGGCAGGGGCTCCTGACCTCCGATCAGGTGCTGTTCAGCGACGGCAGGACGAGGGGCCTCGTCGGCAGGTTCGCCGTCGACCAGCCGgagttcttccgccgcttcgccTTCTCCATGGTGAAGATGTCGCAGATCCAGGTGATGACGGGAGTGCAGGGGGAGATCCGCACCAACTGCTCGGTGCGcaacgccgccggcggtggcaccTAGCTGGAGCTCAATTACTCTATGCTCCGATGAAGAACTCGGAGCTTGCATGTAGCACGTTTTACTCGGGgtggattttaaatttttaatcacTCGAGAGAATATTCTCTCGTGTATCTTTTTCTTCGAtacaaataattatgaaaaattctaataaaaCTAGCGAAATGCCCATACGTTGCACTGAgtgaagataaaaataaatagtaatggATGTGTAGGAGCATAATGCCACCAGGTTAATTGAGATCCTTATAGTCAAATCGAATCTTTTCGGTGCAAGTAGGACGCTAACATGACATAATTATTAGTTGCTCTAAATCCATTCACATGGATTATAAGAAAGCTATTAATACCACTTTAAAATGAAATTATGTATTATACATATACTAAAGTTTGAAACCCAAAAAGTATTTATTTTTGTCATGTATTATTATGAGTCGGTTGCAATGCATGGTTATATTTTTGTACTTGATATTgataaacactttttttttacatacttCAAGAGTAGTAATAGTACAAGAAATGTTTTTCGCTAGCTATCAGATCAATCTCACTGtacttgtcacgccccgaactagtcccgagcggaactagcccgtgacgctccaaattaacctgttagtcccaggaaacagtgctggtataacaggaagacagaatatcacagcaacagaggtctctttattatagagtaggggtacagtcatgttgggctgcggacagatcccgagctcacaactgcattacaaaaggaacgcggaagccaagacttggaccacacatcacaggcgcgacttgggaactaggccgaaaccctaaaactcatcgtagccggcttgctcctgaaggaactcctcgtcagcgggatccgcttcatcttcttcagcaactagggggggaaataatttatatggagcaagggtgagtacg
Proteins encoded in this window:
- the LOC127760084 gene encoding cationic peroxidase SPC4-like, with protein sequence MARKMSSTLQVLVVSCCSLLLLCAPAASAGDYPPTAKGLSYGFYQRSCPKAETIVRSFLKKAIRNDVGLAPGLIRLHFHDCFVQGCDASVLLTRTATEASELDAPPNETIRPSALMAVAQLRALLDDACGGAVVSCADILTLAARDSVRLVGGPEYRVPLGRRDGATIAARERVVAAFPPPSSNVTALLAAVAKIGLDAADLVALSGAHTLGVSRCISFDDRLFPQVDATMDARFAAHLRLSCPAKNTTNTTDIDVRTPNAFDNKYYVDLLSRQGLLTSDQVLFSDGRTRGLVGRFAVDQPEFFRRFAFSMVKMSQIQVMTGVQGEIRTNCSVRNAAGGGT